The following coding sequences lie in one Myxococcus xanthus genomic window:
- a CDS encoding general secretion pathway protein GspE, whose translation MKKRLGDILLERGVVDALQLHSALAYQRKWGVPLGQVVVDQRFSTAQQVLEALAFQAGMQTVDLDVQPPDASLTWLIPERVAEAHRVVPLKLEGQGGRDSVLVVAIAAPASLASLDAVKSVSGKPRVVAKLASDVAIRRAIGRLYRGETGDAAPRRAGMESFSLPEADESMPMVLGGSMAELTNMEAPGGEDGLPLLGSLEEVVVQAQAVPAEMRRLVQAIRTMPEPLAAVAQPLPLEAGRSEQAATPATTEGLHLAHVSRPGSTKAPFSARAMQLTVGTRNHVPTALPVLTAAQPVPMAQVLVYGWGEEATTGLVRVMSEAGLRARVTSTEELLAANAAQVVVAPLPSMEALPRQVHAQVLVAGKMPEQDLPRAQAVGARGFLAAPVDPDLLLRAVRRLARPAGDADLKRAS comes from the coding sequence ATGAAGAAGCGACTGGGTGACATCCTGCTGGAGCGGGGTGTGGTGGACGCGTTGCAGCTCCACTCGGCGCTGGCGTACCAGCGCAAGTGGGGCGTGCCGTTGGGGCAGGTGGTGGTGGACCAGCGCTTCAGCACCGCGCAGCAGGTGTTGGAGGCCCTGGCCTTCCAGGCGGGGATGCAGACGGTGGACCTGGACGTCCAGCCGCCGGACGCGAGCCTGACCTGGCTGATTCCGGAGCGCGTAGCGGAGGCGCACCGGGTGGTGCCGCTGAAGCTGGAAGGGCAGGGGGGCCGGGACTCGGTGCTGGTGGTAGCCATCGCCGCACCCGCCAGTCTGGCGTCCCTGGACGCGGTGAAGAGCGTGTCCGGCAAGCCGCGCGTGGTGGCGAAGCTGGCGTCGGATGTGGCCATCCGCAGGGCCATTGGGCGGCTCTACCGAGGGGAGACGGGTGACGCGGCGCCCCGGCGGGCCGGTATGGAGAGCTTCTCGCTGCCGGAGGCGGACGAGAGCATGCCCATGGTGCTCGGCGGCAGCATGGCGGAGCTGACGAACATGGAGGCTCCTGGCGGTGAGGATGGGCTGCCGCTGCTGGGCTCGCTGGAGGAGGTTGTCGTCCAGGCGCAGGCGGTGCCCGCGGAGATGAGGCGGCTGGTGCAGGCCATCCGCACCATGCCCGAGCCGCTGGCCGCTGTCGCGCAACCGCTGCCCCTGGAGGCAGGGCGCTCCGAACAAGCCGCGACGCCCGCCACGACGGAGGGCTTGCACCTGGCGCATGTCTCGCGGCCTGGGTCCACGAAGGCGCCGTTCTCCGCGCGCGCCATGCAGCTCACGGTCGGAACGCGGAACCACGTCCCCACGGCGTTGCCCGTGCTCACGGCCGCGCAGCCGGTGCCCATGGCTCAGGTCCTGGTGTACGGCTGGGGTGAGGAGGCCACCACCGGGCTGGTGCGAGTGATGTCCGAGGCGGGCCTGCGGGCTCGAGTCACAAGCACGGAGGAGCTACTCGCGGCGAACGCGGCCCAGGTCGTGGTAGCGCCGCTGCCGTCGATGGAGGCGCTGCCGCGTCAGGTCCACGCGCAGGTACTGGTCGCGGGCAAGATGCCGGAACAGGACCTGCCTCGCGCCCAGGCGGTGGGGGCCCGCGGCTTCCTCGCCGCTCCGGTGGATCCGGATCTCCTCCTGCGCGCGGTGCGGCGGCTGGCGCGCCCCGCTGGTGACGCGGACCTCAAGCGCGCCAGCTGA
- a CDS encoding ArsR/SmtB family transcription factor, producing MMHTEPGVFGAISHPARRRMLDLLVDGDRPVNSIAENFEMSRPAVSQHLRVLLDAGLVTEQRHGRERRYRLVPERLEPVRDWIAHYERFWDDNFARLRRHLEKGDKQQ from the coding sequence ATGATGCACACCGAGCCAGGGGTGTTCGGAGCGATCAGCCATCCGGCGCGGCGCCGCATGCTCGACCTGCTGGTCGACGGCGACCGCCCGGTGAATTCAATCGCCGAGAACTTCGAGATGAGCCGCCCGGCGGTGTCACAGCACCTGCGCGTGCTGCTCGATGCGGGCCTCGTCACCGAGCAACGGCACGGCAGGGAACGGCGGTACCGCCTCGTGCCGGAGCGACTGGAGCCGGTACGCGACTGGATTGCTCACTACGAGCGGTTCTGGGACGACAACTTCGCCCGCCTGCGGCGGCACCTTGAGAAAGGCGACAAGCAGCAATGA